A genomic window from Salvia miltiorrhiza cultivar Shanhuang (shh) chromosome 5, IMPLAD_Smil_shh, whole genome shotgun sequence includes:
- the LOC130985240 gene encoding protein MEI2-like 2 isoform X1 has protein sequence MGTSAWELFPRSHSYRMSSDASLFSTSLPVLAHAELSHNEVKNDLQSMDDTSNSLNDIDQELKGNCAVGSLLPDDEDELLAGIMENFEASWLPNIVDDSEEYDLFGGGGLELESDPQENSRVGVSSLSLSDDGIGNSVAHLNQTNGVGTVAGEHPLGEHPSRTLFVRNINSNVEDAELRTLFELYGDIRTLYTACKHRGFVMVSYFDIRAARTAMRALQNKPLRRRKLDIHFSIPKENPSDKEINQGTLVVFNLDPSVTNDDLLQIFGAYGEVKEIRETPHKKHHKFIEFYDVRAAEAALKSLNRSDIAGKRIKVEHSRPGGARRSLLLNVNHELEKDERTLQKIGSPLGNSPPGTWPHLSRSNDQNPLLNFSKYPNFSTHNGSAGSSWGRRDTFELSHSLPERKLSQFVGSDSFFGASTFNISAAIPLSGPKIYWGSSSEQTNSPPRTQVLRNPFVSGGNDGNLYNWSQIQQQHHHHYHAGSAPSAVPIKQKFGSLYELPGSSFTRPGCERVARSYMGESSDLSYCDLTNAAVTLMRPVSVGDASPFSSAISSARASHVFQGIARFPEPAFAERGRSRFVDTSGIQIDHKKKFQLDLDKIRTGEDSRTTLMIKNIPNKYTSKMLLAAIDEHHKGTYDFLYLPIDFKNKCNVGYAFINLLSPLNIIPFYEAFNGKRWEKFNSEKVAYLAYARIQGRAALIAHFQHTTLMNEDKRCRPILFDSEFPNNEILQENVPTNESSTRVHQSNGGNAGNPAGNDQDKR, from the exons ATGGGAACTAGTGCGTGGGAGCTCTTTCCCCGTTCTCATTCTTATCGCATGTCAAGTGATGCCTCGCTTTTCTCAACTTCATTGCCTGTTCTTGCCCACGCGGAGT TGAGTCACAATGAAGTGAAGAATGATCTTCAGTCCATGGATGATACCTCCAACAGCTTAAATGATATTGATCAGGAGCTAAAGGGTAATTGTGCTGTTGGAAGCTTGCTACCCGATGATGAGGATGAACTCCTAGCTGGGATAATGGAAAATTTTGAGGCCAGTTGGTTGCCCAATATAGTAGATGACTCGGAGGAATACGATCTTTTTGGTGGTGGAGGTTTAGAGTTGGAATCTGATCCCCAAGAAAACTCGAGAGTAGGTGTTTCTAGTCTTAGTTTATCCGATGATGGCATTGGCAACTCAGTGGCTCATCTCAATCAAACTAATGGTGTGGGCACAGTTGCTGGGGAACACCCTCTTGGAGAGCATCCTTCCAGAACATTATTCGTCCGCAATATCAATAGTAATGTTGAGGATGCAGAACTTAGAACGCTCTTTGAG CTATATGGTGATATCAGAACATTGTACACTGCATGTAAACATAGGGGCTTTGTGATGGTCTCTTACTTTGATATTCGTGCTGCTCGAACTGCCATGCGAGCGTTGCAAAACAAGCCACTCCGGAGGAGAAAGCTAGATATTCATTTCTCAATTCCTAAG GAGAACCCTTCTGACAAGGAAATAAACCAAGGAACTCTGGTAGTATTTAATTTGGACCCATCAGTCACTAACGACGACCTTCTACAAATTTTTGGGGCTTATGGCGAGGTCAAAGAG ATAAGGGAAACGCCACATAAGAAACatcataaatttattgaattttatGATGTCAGAGCAGCGGAAGCTGCCCTTAAATCCTTGAATAGAAGCGATATAGCTGGGAAACGTATAAAGGTGGAACATAGTCGCCCTGGTGGGGCGCGTAGAAG TTTGCTGCTGAATGTGAATCACGAGCTTGAGAAAGACGAAAGGACCTTGCAAAAAATAGGTTCGCCTCTTGGGAATTCGCCCCCTG GTACATGGCCTCACCTCAGCAGGTCTAATGATCAAAATCCTCTGCTAAACTTCAGTAAATATCCTAATTTTAGCACACATAATGGTTCAGCAGGTAGCAGTTGGGGCAGGCGAGATACCTTTGAACTGTCTCATTCACTTCCAGAGCGGAAGTTGAGCCAGTTTGTTGGGTCTGATTCTTTCTTTGGTGCTTCAACTTTCAATATATCCGCTGCCATACCACTCTCTGGGCCAAAGATTTATTGGGGTAGTTCGTCCGAGCAGACCAATTCTCCACCAAGAACTCAAGTTTTAAGGAATCCTTTTGTATCCGGTGGGAATGATGGGAATCTTTACAACTGGTCTCAAATCCAGCAGCAGCACCACCACCACTACCATGCTGGATCTGCTCCATCTGCTGTTCCTATCAAACAAAAATTTGGCTCTCTTTATGAGTTGCCTGGGTCATCATTCACAAGACCTGGTTGTGAACGTGTTGCTCGGAGTTACATGGGTGAATCGAGTGATTTGAGCTATTGTGATCTTACCAATGCCGCTGTTACTTTGATGAGGCCAGTATCGGTGGGAGACGCTTCTCCTTTTTCTAGCGCGATATCATCTGCAAGAGCGAGTCATGTGTTTCAGGGTATTGCTCGCTTTCCAGAACCTGCTTTCGCTGAGCGTGGGAGGTCACGATTCGTTGACACCAGTGGGATCCAAATAGATCACAAGAAGAAATTTCAACTTGATCTTGACAAGATTAGAACTGGTGAAGACAGTCGAACAACTCTGATGATAAAAAATATCCCCAACAA ataCACATCCAAGATGTTACTCGCTGCCATTGATGAACATCATAAAGGAACTTACGATTTTCTCTATTTGCCCATTGATTTCAAG AATAAATGCAACGTGGGTTACGCGTTTATCAACCTGCTGTCTCCATTAAACATCATCCCATTTTATGAG GCATTCAATGGGAAGAGGTGGGAGAAATTCAACAGCGAGAAAGTCGCCTATTTGGCATATGCTCGAATTCAAGGGAGGGCTGCCCTCATTGCCCATTTCCAGCACACGACTTTGATGAACGAAGATAAGCGCTGCAGGCCGATTCTCTTTGATTCAGAATTCCCTAACAATGAG ATCCTCCAAGAAAATGTTCCGACAAATGAGTCGAGCACCAGAGTTCATCAATCGAATGGAGGAAACGCAGGAAATCCAGCCGGTAACGATCAAGATAAGAGATAG
- the LOC130985240 gene encoding protein MEI2-like 2 isoform X2 — MGTSAWELFPRSHSYRMSSDASLFSTSLPVLAHAELSHNEVKNDLQSMDDTSNSLNDIDQELKGNCAVGSLLPDDEDELLAGIMENFEASWLPNIVDDSEEYDLFGGGGLELESDPQENSRVGVSSLSLSDDGIGNSVAHLNQTNGVGTVAGEHPLGEHPSRTLFVRNINSNVEDAELRTLFELYGDIRTLYTACKHRGFVMVSYFDIRAARTAMRALQNKPLRRRKLDIHFSIPKENPSDKEINQGTLVVFNLDPSVTNDDLLQIFGAYGEVKEIRETPHKKHHKFIEFYDVRAAEAALKSLNRSDIAGKRIKVEHSRPGGARRSLLLNVNHELEKDERTLQKIGSPLGNSPPGSSWGRRDTFELSHSLPERKLSQFVGSDSFFGASTFNISAAIPLSGPKIYWGSSSEQTNSPPRTQVLRNPFVSGGNDGNLYNWSQIQQQHHHHYHAGSAPSAVPIKQKFGSLYELPGSSFTRPGCERVARSYMGESSDLSYCDLTNAAVTLMRPVSVGDASPFSSAISSARASHVFQGIARFPEPAFAERGRSRFVDTSGIQIDHKKKFQLDLDKIRTGEDSRTTLMIKNIPNKYTSKMLLAAIDEHHKGTYDFLYLPIDFKNKCNVGYAFINLLSPLNIIPFYEAFNGKRWEKFNSEKVAYLAYARIQGRAALIAHFQHTTLMNEDKRCRPILFDSEFPNNEILQENVPTNESSTRVHQSNGGNAGNPAGNDQDKR, encoded by the exons ATGGGAACTAGTGCGTGGGAGCTCTTTCCCCGTTCTCATTCTTATCGCATGTCAAGTGATGCCTCGCTTTTCTCAACTTCATTGCCTGTTCTTGCCCACGCGGAGT TGAGTCACAATGAAGTGAAGAATGATCTTCAGTCCATGGATGATACCTCCAACAGCTTAAATGATATTGATCAGGAGCTAAAGGGTAATTGTGCTGTTGGAAGCTTGCTACCCGATGATGAGGATGAACTCCTAGCTGGGATAATGGAAAATTTTGAGGCCAGTTGGTTGCCCAATATAGTAGATGACTCGGAGGAATACGATCTTTTTGGTGGTGGAGGTTTAGAGTTGGAATCTGATCCCCAAGAAAACTCGAGAGTAGGTGTTTCTAGTCTTAGTTTATCCGATGATGGCATTGGCAACTCAGTGGCTCATCTCAATCAAACTAATGGTGTGGGCACAGTTGCTGGGGAACACCCTCTTGGAGAGCATCCTTCCAGAACATTATTCGTCCGCAATATCAATAGTAATGTTGAGGATGCAGAACTTAGAACGCTCTTTGAG CTATATGGTGATATCAGAACATTGTACACTGCATGTAAACATAGGGGCTTTGTGATGGTCTCTTACTTTGATATTCGTGCTGCTCGAACTGCCATGCGAGCGTTGCAAAACAAGCCACTCCGGAGGAGAAAGCTAGATATTCATTTCTCAATTCCTAAG GAGAACCCTTCTGACAAGGAAATAAACCAAGGAACTCTGGTAGTATTTAATTTGGACCCATCAGTCACTAACGACGACCTTCTACAAATTTTTGGGGCTTATGGCGAGGTCAAAGAG ATAAGGGAAACGCCACATAAGAAACatcataaatttattgaattttatGATGTCAGAGCAGCGGAAGCTGCCCTTAAATCCTTGAATAGAAGCGATATAGCTGGGAAACGTATAAAGGTGGAACATAGTCGCCCTGGTGGGGCGCGTAGAAG TTTGCTGCTGAATGTGAATCACGAGCTTGAGAAAGACGAAAGGACCTTGCAAAAAATAGGTTCGCCTCTTGGGAATTCGCCCCCTG GTAGCAGTTGGGGCAGGCGAGATACCTTTGAACTGTCTCATTCACTTCCAGAGCGGAAGTTGAGCCAGTTTGTTGGGTCTGATTCTTTCTTTGGTGCTTCAACTTTCAATATATCCGCTGCCATACCACTCTCTGGGCCAAAGATTTATTGGGGTAGTTCGTCCGAGCAGACCAATTCTCCACCAAGAACTCAAGTTTTAAGGAATCCTTTTGTATCCGGTGGGAATGATGGGAATCTTTACAACTGGTCTCAAATCCAGCAGCAGCACCACCACCACTACCATGCTGGATCTGCTCCATCTGCTGTTCCTATCAAACAAAAATTTGGCTCTCTTTATGAGTTGCCTGGGTCATCATTCACAAGACCTGGTTGTGAACGTGTTGCTCGGAGTTACATGGGTGAATCGAGTGATTTGAGCTATTGTGATCTTACCAATGCCGCTGTTACTTTGATGAGGCCAGTATCGGTGGGAGACGCTTCTCCTTTTTCTAGCGCGATATCATCTGCAAGAGCGAGTCATGTGTTTCAGGGTATTGCTCGCTTTCCAGAACCTGCTTTCGCTGAGCGTGGGAGGTCACGATTCGTTGACACCAGTGGGATCCAAATAGATCACAAGAAGAAATTTCAACTTGATCTTGACAAGATTAGAACTGGTGAAGACAGTCGAACAACTCTGATGATAAAAAATATCCCCAACAA ataCACATCCAAGATGTTACTCGCTGCCATTGATGAACATCATAAAGGAACTTACGATTTTCTCTATTTGCCCATTGATTTCAAG AATAAATGCAACGTGGGTTACGCGTTTATCAACCTGCTGTCTCCATTAAACATCATCCCATTTTATGAG GCATTCAATGGGAAGAGGTGGGAGAAATTCAACAGCGAGAAAGTCGCCTATTTGGCATATGCTCGAATTCAAGGGAGGGCTGCCCTCATTGCCCATTTCCAGCACACGACTTTGATGAACGAAGATAAGCGCTGCAGGCCGATTCTCTTTGATTCAGAATTCCCTAACAATGAG ATCCTCCAAGAAAATGTTCCGACAAATGAGTCGAGCACCAGAGTTCATCAATCGAATGGAGGAAACGCAGGAAATCCAGCCGGTAACGATCAAGATAAGAGATAG